In Nostoc sp. GT001, a genomic segment contains:
- a CDS encoding pyridoxal-phosphate dependent enzyme, translating into MSLIFFPPAIQKINSEIARHAGVDMYVLRLDLMHPWVNGNKWFKLKYNLLEAREKNFTTLLTFGGAYSNHIYATAAAGNLFGFRTIGVIRGEEKLPLNPTLSFAVQQGMKLVYLNREMYRQRNTPALQEYLRQSFGEVFIIPEGGSNLNGVRGCTEIIIGDAIAFNHICVACGTATTLAGIALSLDQTQRAIAFPVLKNGAFLAQEIETLLTNYLTSGLPAPYTSPASWELVCDYHFGGYAKVNDELLLFSQQFTQEHGVPLDYVYTAKMFYGVMDLLKQGFFCKGDRLLLVHTGGLQGNAGMEERFQKFTKISET; encoded by the coding sequence ATGTCGTTAATATTTTTTCCTCCTGCCATACAAAAAATAAACAGCGAAATCGCCCGTCACGCTGGTGTCGATATGTATGTGCTGCGCCTGGATTTGATGCACCCGTGGGTTAACGGCAACAAGTGGTTCAAGCTGAAATACAACCTTTTAGAAGCCAGAGAGAAAAATTTCACAACGCTGTTAACCTTTGGCGGTGCTTATTCCAATCACATCTATGCAACTGCGGCGGCTGGTAATCTTTTCGGTTTTCGTACCATCGGCGTAATTCGTGGGGAGGAGAAGCTACCATTAAACCCAACGCTGAGTTTTGCTGTACAGCAGGGTATGAAGCTTGTGTACCTGAACCGCGAAATGTATCGACAGCGCAACACACCAGCACTACAGGAATATCTGCGACAAAGTTTCGGCGAGGTGTTTATCATTCCCGAAGGCGGGAGTAATTTAAATGGTGTGCGCGGCTGCACAGAGATAATTATTGGTGATGCGATTGCATTTAATCATATATGCGTTGCTTGCGGTACGGCTACCACACTGGCGGGGATTGCGCTTTCGTTGGATCAAACACAAAGAGCGATCGCATTTCCCGTATTGAAAAATGGGGCATTTCTTGCCCAAGAAATCGAAACTTTATTGACAAATTACCTCACCTCTGGTTTACCTGCACCATATACTTCTCCCGCTTCCTGGGAATTAGTATGTGATTACCATTTTGGCGGCTATGCAAAAGTGAACGATGAGTTACTACTATTCAGCCAGCAGTTTACACAGGAACATGGCGTACCTCTCGATTACGTATATACTGCCAAAATGTTTTACGGAGTGATGGATTTACTAAAGCAGGGATTTTTTTGTAAAGGCGATCGCTTGTTGCTAGTACACACAGGCGGCTTACAAGGCAATGCCGGTATGGAGGAGCGTTTTCAGAAGTTTACTAAAATCTCAGAGACGTAG
- a CDS encoding phosphate-starvation-inducible PsiE family protein, giving the protein MYKSVENTPISMYEINRGRVVRTLEFIQDVIVICLCIGLFSFMVLQVRDMFLSLLPPLDFHAVTADILFLLILVELFRLLIIYLQEHRVSIGVAVEVSIVSALREVIVKGVLETSWSQVLATCAFLLVLGVLLFLRVWLPPTFEGIDPEQEISKRYKSRAKSELIQNNGH; this is encoded by the coding sequence ATGTATAAATCTGTTGAAAATACCCCGATTAGCATGTACGAAATCAATCGTGGTCGCGTTGTGCGAACCTTGGAATTTATCCAAGATGTGATTGTGATTTGTTTGTGTATTGGTTTATTTAGCTTTATGGTGCTTCAGGTGAGAGATATGTTTCTCTCATTACTTCCACCTCTAGATTTTCATGCTGTTACTGCCGATATTCTCTTTTTACTTATCTTAGTTGAGCTATTCCGATTGTTAATTATTTACCTACAGGAACATCGAGTATCTATTGGGGTAGCTGTTGAAGTTTCCATTGTTTCCGCTTTGCGAGAAGTCATTGTTAAAGGTGTTCTAGAAACAAGTTGGAGTCAAGTTTTAGCAACTTGTGCTTTTTTATTAGTCCTGGGAGTACTATTGTTCCTCCGAGTTTGGCTACCCCCTACCTTTGAAGGTATCGATCCCGAACAAGAGATATCTAAACGCTATAAAAGCCGAGCCAAGTCTGAATTAATACAAAACAATGGTCATTAA
- a CDS encoding diflavin flavoprotein, with the protein MVALIELTQATPNPGRLTVETVEIAPQTTAIRCLDWDRERFDVEFGLRNGTTYNSFLIQGEKVALVDTSHRKFEELYLEIVVGLIDPTKIDYLIISHTEPDHSGLVKNILQLAPSITIVGAKVAIQFLENMVHQPFKSMQVKSGERLDLGNGHELEFISAPNLHWPDTIFTYDHKTSTLYTCDVFGMHYCDDHTYDENITLLEEDFQYYYDCLMGPNARSVLAALKRIEKLEITTVATGHGPLLKHYISEWLGRYQNWSLEQAKTETLVALFYVEDYGYSEQLVRTIAHGCAKTGAAVELVPLNSSEPQEVRELVAQSSGLVIAMPPQSSVMVQAALSTILAAVHKKQAVGLLESGGGEDEPIYPLRNKFQELGLTEAFPPILVKEIPTQATEQLCDEAGTDMGQWLNRDRTIKQIKSINTELEKALGRISTGLYIVTAKKGEIQSAMFASWVTQASLEPLGVAIAVSKDRAIESLMHVGDRFVLNVLEEGKYQGLMKHFLKRFAPGADRFAGVKTYPAKNESPVLAEALAYMECEITSRMDCGDHWVIYSTVQTGRVAKLNALTAAHHRKIGNHY; encoded by the coding sequence ATGGTTGCACTCATAGAGCTTACTCAAGCTACTCCCAACCCAGGACGTTTGACAGTTGAAACTGTTGAAATTGCTCCTCAAACGACTGCTATTCGTTGTCTAGACTGGGATAGAGAACGTTTTGATGTCGAGTTTGGTCTACGGAATGGTACTACTTATAATTCTTTTTTAATTCAGGGAGAAAAAGTTGCTTTAGTTGACACATCTCACCGTAAGTTTGAGGAATTATATCTTGAGATAGTGGTGGGATTAATCGATCCAACTAAAATAGATTATTTGATTATTAGCCACACAGAACCCGATCACAGTGGCTTAGTGAAAAATATTTTGCAATTAGCTCCTTCCATTACTATTGTCGGTGCTAAGGTAGCTATTCAATTTTTAGAAAATATGGTTCACCAGCCTTTTAAATCAATGCAGGTGAAAAGTGGAGAGCGATTAGATTTAGGCAACGGGCACGAATTAGAATTTATCTCTGCACCTAACTTACACTGGCCTGACACAATCTTCACTTATGACCACAAAACTAGCACTCTCTACACCTGCGATGTGTTTGGGATGCACTACTGTGATGACCATACTTATGATGAAAATATCACCTTACTTGAGGAAGACTTTCAATATTATTATGATTGTTTGATGGGGCCTAATGCTCGGTCTGTCCTGGCAGCTTTAAAGCGAATTGAAAAGTTAGAAATAACAACAGTTGCTACAGGACATGGCCCTTTATTAAAACACTATATATCTGAATGGCTCGGACGGTATCAAAACTGGAGTTTAGAACAGGCAAAAACAGAGACTTTAGTAGCTCTATTTTATGTTGAAGATTACGGTTATAGCGAGCAGTTAGTCCGTACTATAGCTCATGGATGCGCGAAAACAGGTGCGGCGGTAGAATTAGTTCCTCTCAATAGTTCAGAACCTCAAGAAGTTCGAGAATTAGTTGCACAATCTTCTGGTTTAGTAATTGCAATGCCACCCCAATCTTCGGTGATGGTTCAAGCGGCTTTAAGTACGATTTTAGCTGCTGTTCACAAAAAACAGGCTGTTGGTTTATTAGAGTCTGGAGGTGGAGAAGATGAACCCATTTATCCTTTACGTAATAAGTTTCAAGAACTGGGATTAACTGAAGCTTTTCCACCTATTTTAGTTAAGGAAATTCCTACCCAAGCAACGGAACAGCTTTGTGATGAAGCGGGGACAGATATGGGTCAATGGTTGAACCGCGATCGCACCATAAAACAGATAAAATCTATCAATACCGAGTTAGAGAAAGCTTTAGGGCGGATTAGCACAGGATTATACATTGTTACCGCCAAAAAAGGAGAAATTCAAAGTGCAATGTTTGCTTCTTGGGTGACACAAGCGAGTCTTGAGCCTTTAGGAGTTGCGATCGCAGTATCTAAAGATCGGGCAATTGAATCTTTAATGCACGTTGGCGATCGCTTTGTTTTAAATGTTTTAGAAGAAGGCAAATATCAAGGATTAATGAAACATTTCCTCAAACGTTTTGCTCCTGGTGCAGATAGATTTGCGGGAGTGAAAACATATCCAGCTAAAAATGAATCGCCCGTTTTAGCTGAAGCTTTAGCTTACATGGAATGTGAAATCACTAGCCGCATGGATTGTGGAGATCATTGGGTAATTTATAGTACAGTCCAAACTGGAAGGGTCGCCAAACTAAATGCACTTACCGCCGCTCATCACCGCAAAATTGGCAATCATTATTAA